Genomic segment of Vibrio celticus:
ATACCCCACTTTTAACGTCTGCATATCCTTGCAAGGTAACTGAAGTTGTTGCTCCCTCAGGCCAGATAACTGTGGGGCTTCCATCAATCTCAGAATCAATATCAGTAAAACTATCCGATGCGTTATTAACGAATGCGTCACCATTCCAGTATTGGACTTGCAGTGGCACCGTAATATCACTACCTTCGACACCACCCACATCATTCATGTTTACGCGGCCGAATACAACTCGTGGGTGTTCATCTGGCAACTTTTGAATAACAGCACCATTAGCGAACTGAACTGGGTCTTGAGCTAGAGACTTAAATACTTCAATAGAAGTAATTCGCTCGCTACTTCCATCGAATTCGTCATTGTTCACATTAAATGGACCATCAGGAACAAGGTCCGCTCTCTTCGACCAGTTAATAACTGAACTTGATAACAGCCAGCGACTTCCTATGTAAGAAGAAGCAATAGCCAGATCCGCCGCATCCGCATTAACCAATCTGCCATCATTATCTTTTAGAGAAAAGACAGCTTGGTGACCAGCAGCAAATTCACCATAGTTTGTCGTCTCATTCTCTAAGAAACTATGCGCTGCTACTTCAGCTTTTACACTATCGAACTCTTGATTCATATAGGTGAAACTTTGATTGTCTGGATCGTTCCATGCGTTACTCATCACTTGAAAATAGTCTGGATAGAAGCGGCCAATCATTGAACTACCTTCACCTTCGATAGCGGATTGTAAGTAGATCACCGGTGGAGTAATAAACTCCAATGTACCAACCTCATCCCAATTGTACTTAACCGTTAATGTGGGTCTTCCTGGTGAAAAATTAGTTGGTTCACTCGTTACAGGAGTTATGCTCCCCAAAATAGCACTAGTCGTTTTAGGATCCGGATATACAAGATCTTTAACAACAGAAAGCGGGCCACTATCTTCCGCATAATTTGTCGCTAAAGGGTAGCTACATTCTTGGGTACCAATACTATAAATAATCGGCTTATACGTAACATCGAAAGGCTTACCTGATGAGACGAAACCTGAAATAGGACTACTCAGTGTTTCGCCATTCTCTCCTAGAACATCACAAACAGCAATTTTCCAAGGGCGTGCTTGAATAGTAAAATCGCCCTGCAAATAACCATTGTAAATGGGGCAATCAACATCAGTTTGCGTCGAGCAATCAAACCCTCGGTCAAAAATGGTTGCAGTTAACTCACCAGAGTTATCAAAAGAAACCACGACATCAGATACACTACCACCAGAAAAATCCATATCAGCAACGCTCAGTGCACCATTCCCACCAACAGGATCCGTTTTTATCTCAACATTATCGTTATCCAAATTCGCCCTGTAATTAGAGACAATCGCTGAAGAAGCGCCACTACAACCAAGCACGCGCACATCAATTTTACGTCCAGCTCCTGCTGTCATACTGATAGGTTGTTGTTCCCAAGAACTCGCGTCACTAGGTTTGATATCGAACTTGTACGGTACGTAACTAATCGTCTTTTGCTCTGCATTTATAGGTACTGAATCAACAACCAGTGAAGCATCTAAAGTAAAGTTACCGATCTCATCAACTGCATTGTCAACTCGATATTTAGCAATCCCTCCAGATTCTGAAAGAAAAGTAATATCCAGGTCTGAATTACCAGAAAGCAATGTTGGTTGGTAACCGCCAATCAACTTATTTTCCTCATCGAATATATGAACCTGCACCTCATTCTGTGGCGATCCCTCACATATCAAATGATGATTGGAAGGCTTAATTTCAATATACTTAACAACAGGTAGGGTGGAACCACACGAGTAATTCGGCTTTTCAATTTTTTCGCTACCAGACTGAAAAATAAGGTTATTACTGGTCACAGAACCATAAATATACATCCCATTATCCATCGTTACCTTTCGACCCAACACATACATGTAAGATTCATCACTGCTTTTCAAGTAAAAGTCAGCTTCCGGCCCATATAGAACCAACATAGCTTGACTGTCAGCCTGAATATATTTGACTAAATTAGTGTTGCCAAATGAGCTCTCAACATTTATGCGAGCAAAATCACCATACTTGATTGAGACAACATCACTACCATTAACCGTGAAATCACCGACTGTAAGCTTTTGGTTATTTGTTAGATTTAACGTCGCTTTCCCTTTCAGTTCGAGGTGGTTTATTTGTAACTCACCGTCAAGATAAACTGAAAAATCCTTGTTCCAAGCATCTATCGTTAAGCTAGTAAAATCCTTGTGAATATAAATATTATCCCCTAGGTAACTACAGCTTGCGTTTTGTGAACTTGTTGGATTGTAAATAGAGCATACGTTTTGATAATTATAAGCATCTATCTCTAACGCATTTTCTAGGATATTTTTATAGTTAATACCTTCTGGTGAATCGACTTTTCTTTGTTCCAGTTTGTTATCATCATTTCCCACATCACAACCTATACCATCACAAATGGAATTTGCATTTAATTGCCAAGGAGTAGATGTATTATCAAAACCCAATCTTAATAAATCACCGTAGCTTAAATGATTATAAGTATATAGTTCTCGATATGAATCAGACCAATTGGATAGCCTAGACATGTTATTATTGATATTTATTGTACTATTTTCCCCCTTCCACCCTTGCGCGGGCTCGGGGAAGTACTGACAAACATCAAAATCGACAGGCTCTGGCTCTGCAAAAGCAAAGAACCCTACAGATTCAGGTCTGCCATGCTTTCTATCAGTGTAATCCTCTTCAAAGATAAAACTAAACTGATCATCTTTGGTTAAATCACACAGCCTCAACCAACCACCATCACCACCCGTTCGGCTTTGTTTACTTAGGATTACGCCATAAGATGAAAAATCATCACCTAATGGTAAGTAATTAGTGTTACACGAATTAGATAACAAATTAGGTTGTCTAAATGTTCCACTTGGCGCCGAAAAGACAAATGCCTCGTTATTTTCTGTTGTTCCGGTTTGCGGCAATGCTGCGATATAACCAATTGTTTGAGACACTGAAGGAAATACATTTCGCCGCCCCAACTCTAAAGCAGCCTTAAAGCCACTAGAGGAAACACTATTTGTTTGAATTGCAGACGTCGCCCATAGATCATTTTGAGTAAGCTTTTGCACTTGAGTCAAAACAATAGGAGTTTCATTATTTCCAAATGAACTGTCAAACACCACGTTTTCCCAGCCTGTATCGCCTCCTCCTGCCTTCTGATAAAGTTGAGTATCGATAGTATTTACTAAAGCTTTTTGATTGCTACGTGGATCAAACTGAACATAACCAGGTTCTGCAACTAAATAAAATATAGGCTCCATGCCGAATTCATTATTATCAAACCCTAATGGCATTTTCTGTACAATCGTTGCGCTTTCAGTTCCTACAGACTGAACAAACGCAGCAGATGGATTATCATCACTTAATTTATCACGGTTAATTGATGACATTAGAAATACAATCGGCGTAGTTCGAAATTCAATATCATCAAAGTTAATCGTACAACCGTTATAACACTCGCCGGCGGGTACTTGACCAAATTTAAAGCGAGCATCTTGGTAAAAGACTGGAGGTGGCTCGATCGGTGGAGGATTTACTATTGATTCGCAGCGAATATTAGTAATTGTCATATTCGAGGATTCGTTAGGATATAGGGAACCGTTAGTAATATTTTTGTAACTTGTATCTTTATGCTCCCAACCTCCAACTGTAGGTGCAATTTCTCTCAAATAATAATCGCTAGCGCCAGTATCTTTACTGTGAGTTATTTTCACTTCATATGTATGACCATCGTTTAATTCTGGCTCATTAAATATGTAACTATTTCCCGACTGTTCTGTCTTTGTATACCAGATAAACTCTTTAGGCTGATTAGCATTTTTATACATACGAACATACTGCCACGTTCGCGAGGCTGTAACAGTAAAGCTAATGGTAAAATCATTTTGTCCAGTAACAGTGCAAGATGCTGCCATAGCTGTTGGAGGTATAAAAACTACTATTAATGAAAGTAGACATACATAGAACACCTTGATCATTCTCTCACCCACACTTCTTGATTGCGTTGAACTTGGCTAACTCCCGAACCACAAATAACCGAGGACTCAAGAATATAAAAACTCATACCACCTAACCGGCCACGATTCTCACACTCTAAGCGGTATAGTTCGCAAGAGACTGTCGCACTTTCAACTAAACTCTCAGCAAAATTACTAATATCGACAGGCATTGGTTTTGCGCACGAAGCGGACACAGCAGAAGACGCGGCAGGATCAGGATAGAACTGAGTCATCACATACTCATTTACAGAATGACTCAACAGCCAAGCTTGAGTTCCCATAACTGAGCGGGTGTTGGTATCGTGGGTTGACCAACTGGTACGCGTTAAACTTGTCGCAAGAAAGCCAACAATAACAATCACAAAAATAACAATGACAAGTGCACTACCACGCTGTTGATAATTACGGGACATTTAGCACCTGCACTTCTTGTTCAAAGGTCGTGGTTTCATCATTAACAGTAAATGTAAGGGTTAGATCTACAATTCCGTTTTGCTGAACCGTAGCCGGAGAATATAAAAGGGAGCTTTGAGCAACATTTAATTTATCACTAATGATAACTGGCGCTCCACCATTGGCTCTTGTTAAAAAATTATCGCCAGAAAGGCAGTATTCAACAGGGTTAGCATCATCAAAAATATAATGCCTATTACTCACAGATCCTCCCACCAAATCACTTGTCTGATCGACCAAGGTAAATGCCGCTCCTGAGACATTTGTACCTGTAGCTTGGCTGACATTAGTTAATGGGAATACATTATCGATATTATTAATTTCTTCGTAAGGGCGCGTTGGGTTGATAACCATTGATAAATTTTGCAGTGATTGAATATCACTATCTGAATCGCTTACTAAAAAATTAATATCTGCCCCAGACTCCACATAGAAACCAGAGTCTACGATTGGGTAAAAAGAGACACACCCACTCGATACTGCAGAGGGGAATAGATTTGGTACCGCATGTCTCATCTCACGCGATATTTTTTCAACAACAAAATTGGCTTCAGTTTGTAAGCGATAACGTTCTACCGTACCAAAATAACCTTTTACACCCACTTCCGTGAAATTAGCTAAACCGAGCAACAGAATACTAGATACAACGATCGCTAAAATCAGTTCGATCAATGTAAAACCTTTGATTCGCATCAGTAGTTCCCCTTAAAAGCACTAAAGCTCACTGTTGGTTGCGTACTCGCTGTAACTTCAACAATGACAGATTTAAGGTTATTGCTCGCTCCTGAGACTGCCTCTATAGATACCTCTATTTGAAAATTCGAGTAAGTAGAGGCGTCTTTTATCAGGTTGCTTAGATCCGTTTCACCATCAAACGTATCAATATCCGTATAGCTTTGAGCAAGTAACCTAGACATAACACTACCACCTAATGCTGAAGCTCGATTGTAGTAGCTTGCATCGCCAGATTGAGCTGACTGCGGTGCTAGGAAAGAGGAAAGAGTAAGCGCCGCAAACCCCAGTAAGACGATTACAATCACTGATTCTATTAAAGTGAATCCTTTGGCATTGGTTGTCATTATCAACACCCTCCTATTTCAGCAGAAACGAATCCTTGTTCATTGATACATACCCAAACACGGTTACTAGTGTTTCCTTGTTCACTGATTGCAATGCCTACTCCGGCGGAAGCTGCAAATAAAGGGTTACCAAGGAGATCAAATTCAAGAATATTCTCGGTGAGGTTTGGCTGGTATTCGAAAGAGTATCCGTCATCCATCACACGATCACTTCTTGGATCTGTATTTTCATCAGAGGAGCACGCATTAGCAGAGCCCAAGCAATTACCATTGGCAGATAGTTGAAAGTTAGCTTGATCTAGAGGTGATGACGAATCAATATTTGATTGCATTCGATTGACTTGAACTTGCCTTACAACTGAGATGGCTTGATCTTGCAAAGCGTAGAGTTCAAAGCTACTTCGACCCGACATACGTGAGACAGCCGTAATAGATACGATGGCGAGGATAATGATAACGATGATCAGCTCTACCAGAGTAAAGCCTTTAGATATGGTACAGCTATCCATAGTGAACCTCTAACTACCTAGCGAATACTGATTATATAAGATAATGAAGCTTTCTATCTTATGTATATGAATAGTTTTAATATTTATGTGCTTTGGATAGAAAAAAGGCCAGCAGGTGCTGGCCTTAAAATTAAGTACTTAAGCTTATGGAGTAGTACAAACAGCAGTACTCACAACTGCATTCGCTGTTGCTTCAGCAACAGAGGTCGCCTCTTCGTATACAACACAACTATCAACGTAACCAACAATACCAAACAGCGCGTCGTCATTACTGGATTGACCAAGATATTCAAAATCTTCATCTTCGCCAACACCTTGAACAATAGCACCAATTGCAGCTGACGTTCCTGCTGGGTAACCAAAAACTGTAGCTACTGTAGTGTTATCGATAATAATAGAAGATGCACCGCTTGTCTCCGTACCATTAATTGCAGATTTACCATAAACAATACCAGCAGCACCTTGCATAGCACCGGCTAGACCTTCAAGCGTTGCATTTTTTGCATCATCTTGAAGGTTTAAGAAACGTGGTGCCGCAGTTACAGCAAGAATACCTAGAATAACAATTACAACCACTAGTTCGATTAGGGTGAAACCGCCTTGTCTTTTCATAGTTTAGCTCTCTCTATGTTTAATTTTACGCAGACTTACTGCAAAGTTACGGTCACACGACCAGTTTTAATTTCGTAAACAAATTCATGCTCTGTACTACCTTCCAATTGAACGTAAGTACACGTTGCATCGCCAGAATTCGCTTGCGCTGAATATTTGTAATTTGAGTCACTAGCAACAACTGAAACCTCACCCACTTTAGGTGGATTTTGCAGCAAGTTTTCCATCAGTTCAGAACATGTTTTATCTGAAATATCTTGTGGCGCTGTGCTCGAATTGTTGTTCAGAGTCCACGGATAGCCGTCTCTAAAATCAGTATCGACGTTGCTACTGTTCTTAGATCTTGTTAACCAAAAATCAACACCATCATAATTTACGGTATTGTATGTTTCAACACCTATCTTCTCTGATGGCCTAGCTTCTGCTTCCCACTGTGCTCTCGCCGACAAAACTGCGGTCGCAAAACCACCAGCAACGCCTTCAATGCTTGATTTCTTGGCTTCATCTGTCACATCTAAGAAGCGAGGTAGGGCAGCAACCGCCAATAAACCAACGACTACGATCACAATGACTAATTCGACAAGGGAGAAACCCTTTTGATTCTTAAGCATTTTCTACCTACTAATCTAATTATTAACACGCATTATACATTCGCGTTCGTATAAAACCATAAAAAAACTGTCAATATTTTCACAAAGCCAAAATATTGGCTTTCACACTAAAATTTTCTCTTTCGAGCAATATATCCAGCTGATATTTATCAGTATAATGATAACTACAATGAAAGTGTATGTTATTACTTTTATCTTCAACACTTGGAGAGCTTAGCCCTAAAATGCTCCCTTGAGGATATAATTGATCTAGCCAATAGTTACAGTCTCGCTCCGTACCTTGGATAGGTGTTACCCATCCAGTTCTACTGTAGATCTTTGGGGGTGCTGAGCCTTCTTCTTGCCCTGCACCCGATAACAAATACTGCTGTTTGAACAAATTGGCTTGCTCTAAAATCCGCTTACTCGCGACGATAAATGCCGTATTAGTCGCCTCTTCTTCTACTGTTTTAAATGCCGAAAGCACACTGACAATAAGAAAAAGAATAACCACAGTCCAAATAACAAAACGTGAGCGTTGTAGGTTATTTAGCATTCCCTAGCCTTTGATTGCATCCAACATTCCCCACATCGGCAAGAATATACCTAGTGCTAAAATCAGCACCATGCCCGCAACGATGGTTAACAAAATGGGTTCAATTCTGGCGGTTAAGGTTTTCAGATCGTAATCGACTTCGCGGTCATAAAAATCAGCCACTTCAAGTAAGAGCTCATCAATACGGCCCGTCTCTTCACCGACGGAGATCATTTGTATCACGAGCGGTGTGAAGATTTCGCTGTTAATCGCGGTCGATGAAACCGTACTACCGGCTTCAATGGCCGACTTCATCGCTTGAACTCGCAACTCTAGAAAACGGTTATCTAAGGCTTCCGCCGATAACGCTAGCGACTGGTTCAGTGGAACACCCGCTTTAAGCATCAAAGCAAAAGTACGTGAGAAGCGTGACAGCAGTGCTCGATTCACTACCCCACCAATGACTGGCATTTTTAAGCGTAACCGATCCCACTTTTCTAGCCCTTTGTCTGTCTTAACCCAGGCTTTAAAAGCAAAGATCAGACCAAAGATCACGCCAAGCATTAAGCCCCAGTAATTCACAAAGAACTCAGACATACCAATCAAGATACGAGTTGGCAGCGGCAAGTCGACACCAAAGCGCGCAAACATGCTTGAGAACTGTGGAATAACCTTGATGTTAAGAATGAACATTGCGATCAAGATAAAACTGATCACGAATGTTGGGTAACGCATCGCAGTCTTAATTCGTTTGCGAGTCTCAACTTCCTGTTCGTAGTATCCAGCCAATTGCAGCAACGCCTGATCTAGACGACCTGTGTTTTCACCAACACCAATCATCGAGACGAACAACGGACTGAATACTTTTGGGTGCATCTGCATTGATGCCGCTAGCCCACGACCATTAGTTAACTCAGCAACCACTTCTTCTAAGGCGGCTTTCAACTGCTTATTTTCACAGTTTTGAGTTAGGCCTTTCATCGATCTTAATAGTGGTACACCCGCTTTGGTCAGGCTGTATAACTGTCGACAAAACAGAACCAACACCTCTAACGGTACACTCGGAGAGAACAGACTCGATACATCCATATCTAAGACTGAACCACCACTTTTACCCAGTTTGATCGAGGTTGGAATGATCCCTTTACTCATCAAGCTTTCAGCAGCAAGATCTTCGTTATTCGCGTCTAATTGCCCACTTACTTGGCTACCATCAGAGCTGCGACCTACATAACGATACGTTGGCATATCATTCTACCCCTACAGATAAATTGGGTCAGTGGCACCGGACGCATCACCTTCGCCAAGATGCATTATCTCATCAAGACTCACGACACCTTGCAGGGCCAGTTCCATCGCAGAAGCTAACAGCGGCTTGTAGTTTTCAGACTGTCTCGCAGTTTGAGCAAAACCTACCGCATCATTCGCTCTTAGTGCATCCATCATGTTTTGCTCTAGCTCCAACATTTCAAAGACACCAATACGCCCACGATAACCCGTTAGGTTACAGTTCTGACAGCCACGCCCTTTCATAAATGGCACGCCCACCTGATTTGGGAAGCGAACGCTCAACCATTGCTTGCGAGGTTCATCTAGCTCATCTTCAACCTTACAATCGTTACACACTTTACGAACCAATCGCTGTGCAACTACTGCTCGAACCGCGCTCGCGACCAAGTAACCTGGAGCACCCATATCCATCATACGCAACGCACTGTCTACCGCATCATTGGTATGCAGCGTACTTAATACTAAGTGACCGGTCAGTGCAGCTCTCAAACCAATCTCAACGGTTTCATGGTCACGCATCTCACCAATAAGAATGATATCGGGATCCTGACGTAGAAAGGTTCTCAAGATAGTCGAGAAATCGAGGTTGATCTTAGGGTTTACCTGAACTTGATTCACACGAGGAAGGCGGTATTCCACCGGATCTTCCGCAGTAATGATCTTTTTACCCGGTTCGTTTAGCTCACTTAACGCGCCGTATAAGGTTGTGGTTTTACCAGAACCGGTTGGGCCGGTAACCAAAATCATGCCATGTGGGCGGCGCAGTTGTTGACGCAGACGAACTAAAAGGTCACTCGGTATGCCCGACTCTTCTAGTTTACGTAGGCCTGCTGATTGGTTAAGAAGACGCATAACCACTGATTCACCGTGCTGTACTGGCATGGTCGACATACGAATATCAACCGACTGACCTTTAGCTCGGATATTAAAGCGACCATCTTGAGGAAGACGTTTCTCTGAAATATCGAGGTTTGCCATCAGCTTCAAGCGCAGTACAAGTGCAGAAGCAATATTCACTTCATTCAACAAAGTTTCATGCAGCACGCCATCAATACGCTGACGAAGACGTAGTACGTTTGAATCTGGCTCGATATGGATATCCGAAGCACCAACTTGAATGGCATCTTCAAATAGCGAGTTGATCAGCTTAACGACGGTAACTTCATCACTGTCTTCTTCAGCGATATCGAAATCAAAGGCATCATTAACTTGGTGTTCAGCGTGAAGCTGCTCTGCAAATGAGGCAATCTCTTTGGTTCTTCGATAATAGCGATCGAAGCCATCAACCAATTGCCTCTCTTGAGCAACAACGAATTCGAGTGCGTAATCGCCTAATTGGCCAAGTAAAGATTCCTGTGCAAACAGATCGGCTGGATCACTCATAGCAACACGCAAAGTATCGCCTTGGCGTCCGATAACCAATGCACGAAGGCGACGAGCATGTACTTCGGGTAAAAGCTGTACCGCTTCAACATCGACAACAGCGCGACTTAAATCAATAAGAGGAATCGCTAACTGCTGCGACAAAAAGCTCAGCATTTGTTGTTCTGACAAGAAGCCAAGCTCAATGAGAGCGTCACCCAGCTTACGCCCGGTACTTTTCTGAGCGGCCAGTGCTTGCTCAACTTGAGCCTCGGTAATAATGCCCTCTTCAACGAGCAAATCACCAAGCCTTTTTCTTAATCTAATTTGCATCGCTACTCTCCTCTAAAGCATTGATTATTTTTAATCGATCTCGCACAAAGCTTTGCGATTGAGATGAGATGCCGACTCTGACTAGTGCGCCTTGGTAAGATTGTTTTGCCGCTGTAAAATCAAGCTGTCGCTCTTGTTGGATAGCCAAACCTAGCCACCAACGAGCGTTATCCGAATCAACTTCGACCAGTTTTTGATAACTCTCTAATGCAATTTCTTCTTGCTGAGATTTTTGGCTCAGCGCGGCACGCATCGCTAAATAGTCCTGAGTTGGATTAGGCGGTAAATGTATCAATGGACTCAAAGCCGCTTCTGATTGGTCCGCTTTAACCAACAGTTTTGATAAGCCTAAGCGTAGCTTTTCGCTGTTGTTATTGAGCTTGATACCAGACTGATAAAGTTCGTAGGCTTTACGCGTATCACCCTTACCAAAATAGAGAATCGCAAGTTTCTGACGGACATCTTCATTTCTTGGGGCATAGCGAAGCGCTTCGTTATAACCTTTCAACGCACCAGCAAGGTCGTTCGCATCAAGAGCCTTCTGAGCTCGACCTTGGGCATTAACAGAGAGTTGTTCAGACGTTAACTCCACCTGCTCAATCATTATTCCACTATTTTCTGAATCACCAGACGCTTTGGAATCATTAGGGAGTGGCTTAGAATCTTTTTTAGCCACACTAGCAACATAGATTGGTTTTGCGACTTCAGCTTTAGGCACGTTTTGAGATTTAGAGGTTGCTTGAGGCTTTGTCACTACCTGAGTCGATGCAACAACTGAATCGGACTTAGCAGACTGAGTTTGAGTGCTTTTAACAATCGTCGTGTTGTCAGCAGAAAGGTTCGCAGAATCTAGCGTCACTAGCTTCTTAGTTGGTGACGATACAAGTGGAGTCACTACCGTTTTCGGCTCACCTTCAGTGCTATCAACAGCAGAAACTTGAACGTCCCGAGTTGATATTGAACTATCAACAGCAGGACCTTGTGAGATCGCCCAGCCACCCATAGCTAAGCTCAAAGTAAAGCCTGCAACTACCCAAACCAATGGGGAACGCGTTTTCACTTTCGGCACGACAGCGGCTTCAATTGAAGTCGCTGATTTTTTCTTTGCCAATTCAGACAAGGCGTTATTAATGACGCTCATAATTAATTCCAACCCCACAGTATTGGCGTTTTAAATTTAGGCTTACACACATCGTAAGTTTCGTGCATGGCGGAGAACAGGTGCTGATTGTCGATACTTTTCTTATCTTCACTAAACGAGAGCAAAAGAGCCTTATGACACAACTGGTTTATCAATCTTGGAATACCCAATGAAGAACGGCAAATCGCCTTTTTTTGATTCAAATTGAACAGTTCAGGATTGCCACCAGACTTAGTAATTCGATTATCAATGTAAGCTACCGTCTCATCGAGCGTCAGCGGCCTCAGTGTCGAACTGAATGTAATTCTTTGACGAAATTGTCTTAGGTGGTACGCCTCTAATCGAGCGTCCAATTCAGGCTGCCCGAGTAACACTATTTGAAGCAGTTTCTTATCTTCTGTTTCAAGGTTGCCGAACAGCCTTAAGGTTTCAAGAGCCTCATCGGATAGAGCTTGCGCCTCATCCAGTATAGCGACCACTCTCAAACCGGAGTTGTGTAAATCAATCAACTTATGCTGAATGTTATCGACTAAAGTGGCTTCATT
This window contains:
- a CDS encoding type II secretion system F family protein is translated as MPTYRYVGRSSDGSQVSGQLDANNEDLAAESLMSKGIIPTSIKLGKSGGSVLDMDVSSLFSPSVPLEVLVLFCRQLYSLTKAGVPLLRSMKGLTQNCENKQLKAALEEVVAELTNGRGLAASMQMHPKVFSPLFVSMIGVGENTGRLDQALLQLAGYYEQEVETRKRIKTAMRYPTFVISFILIAMFILNIKVIPQFSSMFARFGVDLPLPTRILIGMSEFFVNYWGLMLGVIFGLIFAFKAWVKTDKGLEKWDRLRLKMPVIGGVVNRALLSRFSRTFALMLKAGVPLNQSLALSAEALDNRFLELRVQAMKSAIEAGSTVSSTAINSEIFTPLVIQMISVGEETGRIDELLLEVADFYDREVDYDLKTLTARIEPILLTIVAGMVLILALGIFLPMWGMLDAIKG
- a CDS encoding GspE/PulE family protein, whose protein sequence is MQIRLRKRLGDLLVEEGIITEAQVEQALAAQKSTGRKLGDALIELGFLSEQQMLSFLSQQLAIPLIDLSRAVVDVEAVQLLPEVHARRLRALVIGRQGDTLRVAMSDPADLFAQESLLGQLGDYALEFVVAQERQLVDGFDRYYRRTKEIASFAEQLHAEHQVNDAFDFDIAEEDSDEVTVVKLINSLFEDAIQVGASDIHIEPDSNVLRLRQRIDGVLHETLLNEVNIASALVLRLKLMANLDISEKRLPQDGRFNIRAKGQSVDIRMSTMPVQHGESVVMRLLNQSAGLRKLEESGIPSDLLVRLRQQLRRPHGMILVTGPTGSGKTTTLYGALSELNEPGKKIITAEDPVEYRLPRVNQVQVNPKINLDFSTILRTFLRQDPDIILIGEMRDHETVEIGLRAALTGHLVLSTLHTNDAVDSALRMMDMGAPGYLVASAVRAVVAQRLVRKVCNDCKVEDELDEPRKQWLSVRFPNQVGVPFMKGRGCQNCNLTGYRGRIGVFEMLELEQNMMDALRANDAVGFAQTARQSENYKPLLASAMELALQGVVSLDEIMHLGEGDASGATDPIYL
- a CDS encoding tetratricopeptide repeat protein, which encodes MSVINNALSELAKKKSATSIEAAVVPKVKTRSPLVWVVAGFTLSLAMGGWAISQGPAVDSSISTRDVQVSAVDSTEGEPKTVVTPLVSSPTKKLVTLDSANLSADNTTIVKSTQTQSAKSDSVVASTQVVTKPQATSKSQNVPKAEVAKPIYVASVAKKDSKPLPNDSKASGDSENSGIMIEQVELTSEQLSVNAQGRAQKALDANDLAGALKGYNEALRYAPRNEDVRQKLAILYFGKGDTRKAYELYQSGIKLNNNSEKLRLGLSKLLVKADQSEAALSPLIHLPPNPTQDYLAMRAALSQKSQQEEIALESYQKLVEVDSDNARWWLGLAIQQERQLDFTAAKQSYQGALVRVGISSQSQSFVRDRLKIINALEESSDAN
- a CDS encoding ExeA family protein, translating into MYQAHFGFEQLPFTLTPNTDFFYGLAPHFEAIQTVISALEMGEGVIKVTGEVGTGKTMVCRMLVNHLKDCTALIYLPNPVLSGADLRHAVAKELDLTIDNEATLVDNIQHKLIDLHNSGLRVVAILDEAQALSDEALETLRLFGNLETEDKKLLQIVLLGQPELDARLEAYHLRQFRQRITFSSTLRPLTLDETVAYIDNRITKSGGNPELFNLNQKKAICRSSLGIPRLINQLCHKALLLSFSEDKKSIDNQHLFSAMHETYDVCKPKFKTPILWGWN